In Geobacter anodireducens, a genomic segment contains:
- a CDS encoding translation initiation factor IF-3, giving the protein MAKPTVNINQAIRAREVRVVGAESEQLGIMSLQEALALAEARQLDLVEVSPTAVPPVCRIMDYGKFKYQQSKKLQEARKKQSHVQVKEVKLRPKTDEHDLMTKIKHVRRFIEEGNKAKVTLVFRGREITHLEFGSRALDRVAAELEDIAVVEFKPKMEGRSMFMIVAPKVKK; this is encoded by the coding sequence ATAGCGAAGCCTACGGTAAATATCAATCAGGCCATACGGGCGCGCGAGGTGCGCGTTGTCGGCGCAGAGAGCGAACAGTTGGGGATCATGTCTCTTCAGGAGGCCCTTGCGCTGGCCGAAGCGCGGCAACTCGACCTGGTGGAGGTTTCACCCACTGCGGTGCCGCCGGTTTGCCGGATCATGGATTACGGCAAGTTCAAGTACCAGCAGAGCAAAAAGCTTCAGGAAGCACGGAAAAAACAGTCCCACGTGCAGGTCAAGGAAGTAAAGCTCCGGCCCAAGACCGATGAGCATGACCTGATGACCAAGATCAAGCATGTGCGGCGCTTTATCGAGGAAGGAAACAAGGCGAAGGTAACCCTTGTGTTCCGCGGGCGCGAAATAACCCACCTGGAATTCGGTTCCCGGGCCCTCGACCGTGTTGCCGCCGAATTGGAAGATATCGCAGTTGTCGAATTCAAGCCGAAGATGGAAGGGCGCAGCATGTTCATGATCGTTGCGCCCAAAGTCA